The Sulfurihydrogenibium sp. genome segment TATAGAGCCTTTATCCAACATGCCTGTTATAAAAGACTTGGTTGTGGACCATGATGAATTTTTAAATAAATTGAAGAAAGCCAAGGCATGGCTTATTCCAAAAGAACCTCTTGAAAAGATTTATCCTGAAGATTTGGCGATATATGATAGAGAAACAGACTGTATTTTGTGCGGAATTTGTTATAGTGTTTGTCCGGCTTTTGCAAATGATAAAGATTTTGGCGGTCCTATAAACTTTGTTAAAATTTTTAGATTTTGGAAAGATAAAAACGATGCGTTAAATGATGAAAGAATACAAATAGCCGCTGAAAATAATATAACATCATGCATACATTGTAAATACTGCACTTTTTCATGTCCAAAACAAATTCCAGTAGAAGGAGACATATTCCAATTGGAATTCTACGGAAAGCAAAAAGGCATAATCAAAAAGCAAGAAGATTTTGGATTTAACTTTGGATTTGGATTTTAGTTTTAGCAAAAAGAAAATATGAAGACTTTCATTTCATTCAGAAAGACACTGTAGAGGGTAAAGACAGAGATTCTTTTTCACGACTTTAGAATGACAATCAGAAAGCAAAAAAAGAAAAGAAGAGGATCTTCGCCCGCTGCAGAATGACAGTGCGGATTTTTTGGAATAGTCTCATAGTATTTAGAAAAAATAGAAAATCCTTTCTAACAATCAATCTTACTACTTATTATCTTCACTGCTTACTTTTATTATTGTTTTTACGTTTCCTCTTGGATTCCAATCTCCAATAACTTCAAGTTTTCTTGGTTTTAAAAGATTATACAAATCTTCATAAATTTTATTGGTAGCCTCTTCGTGAGATATATACTGATTTCTGTATTTGTTTAAATAAAGCTTTAAAGATTTTAGTTCTACAATATATTGGTCTGGAATGTATGTTATTTTTATTGTTGCATAGTCTGGATATCCTGACCTTGGACAAAGGCAAGAAAATTCAGGAAAAGTTATATCAATAATATAATTTCTTTCTGGATATGGATTAGGCCATGGTTCTAATTTTGCTTCAAGTATTTCTTTTTCTCCGTATTTCATCTAAACCTCTCTGCTAATAATATAATCAGCTAATTTAATCAAAAATTCAGGGTTTTTCAAGTCTTTTATATCATTTTTTGCCTTTTCAACATAATCTTTTGCAATCTGTATTGACTTTTCTAATCCATACAAAGATGGGTAGGTAATTTTATTTTTATCTTTATCTTTGTGTAATCTTTTTCCTGCCTTTTCTTCATCTCCGATTTCATCTAAAATATCATCCCATATCTGAAAAGCAAGACCAATATTTATTCCATAATTTTTTAATTTTAACATCTCTTCTTCTGTAGCATCAGCTAACACACCACCAATTTGACAGCATGCAGATAAAAATTTTGCAGTTTTATTTAGATGAATAAATTCAACATCTTTAAAATTTGGCAATATATCAGCTGCTTGACCCCCTACCATGCCATAAATTCCTACATTATGAGACAAAATATTAATTACTTTTACAATTTTTTCAGCTGATAATTTTTTATTGTTTGAAATAACTTCAAAAGCATATGTTAAAAGTCCATCACCTGCAAGAATTGCGATAGCCTCACCAAATACTTTATGACAGGTTGGCTTCC includes the following:
- a CDS encoding 2Fe-2S iron-sulfur cluster-binding protein, yielding MIIKINRNGIYQTYEINNIKDRTTILEVLEQIKNYQDPSLSYRAQCRTSICGTCGLKVNNQTVLACKTKVKDLAVNDEIVIEPLSNMPVIKDLVVDHDEFLNKLKKAKAWLIPKEPLEKIYPEDLAIYDRETDCILCGICYSVCPAFANDKDFGGPINFVKIFRFWKDKNDALNDERIQIAAENNITSCIHCKYCTFSCPKQIPVEGDIFQLEFYGKQKGIIKKQEDFGFNFGFGF
- the queF gene encoding preQ(1) synthase → MKYGEKEILEAKLEPWPNPYPERNYIIDITFPEFSCLCPRSGYPDYATIKITYIPDQYIVELKSLKLYLNKYRNQYISHEEATNKIYEDLYNLLKPRKLEVIGDWNPRGNVKTIIKVSSEDNK
- a CDS encoding polyprenyl synthetase family protein, which gives rise to MEFKDILKEKASYINKQLDRFAPRCIPEELSNAMRYSLEAGGKRIRPILVIESAKAIKEDVNVEDFIDISISTEFIHTYSLIHDDLPAMDDDDLRRGKPTCHKVFGEAIAILAGDGLLTYAFEVISNNKKLSAEKIVKVINILSHNVGIYGMVGGQAADILPNFKDVEFIHLNKTAKFLSACCQIGGVLADATEEEMLKLKNYGINIGLAFQIWDDILDEIGDEEKAGKRLHKDKDKNKITYPSLYGLEKSIQIAKDYVEKAKNDIKDLKNPEFLIKLADYIISREV